In Polyangiaceae bacterium, the DNA window GCAGCGCCGCCGTCATCCACTTGGCGAGCCCGCATCCCCTGAAGCTGGCGTGGAAGACGCGCTTCGTCGGAGATCTACGCGCCATCAACAATCACTTCCTGGATACCTACCGGCTCAAGTCGCAAAACGTGGTGATCGACGCCAACGTGGTGCGCATGACCCGCTCCGGAGACAAGGTGCGGGTGCTCTTCGACTACGTGCACGCGCCCGGAGAAACGGAAGAATTCGAGTACGACCACGTGCTCTTGTGCACCGGCTTCCGCTTCGACGGCAGCGCCTTCGATGACTCCGCGCGGCCCGAGCTGTGCGTCAACGACCGTTTCCCGAAGCTCACCAACAGTTGGGAGTCGGCCAACGTGCCGAACCTGTACTTCGCCGGCGCGCTGATGCAGTCCAGGGATTTCAAGCGCTGCATGAGCGCGTTCATTCACGGGTTCCGCTACAACGTGCGCACCCTGTTTCACCTGATGGAGGAGCGACACTACGGCGTGCCGCTACCCTCGATCGCGATCCACCGGAACGCCAAGGCGCTCACGGAGGCGACCATCCGGCGCGTGAACACGTCCAGCGGACTGTGGCAAATGCCGGGCTTTTTGGCCGATGCCATCGTGGGCACGGGCTCGGAGGTGCGCCGGTTGGAGGAGCTGCCCATGGACTGGATCCACGAGACGGACCCCGCCCACGGGGCGTCCTACTTCACCGTCACGCTGGAGTTCGGACCCAACGCCGCAGACCCCTTCGACTTCGAGCGGCCCCACCGCGACGCCGCGGACTTGGCACCGGAGAGCGAGGCGCTGCATCCGGTGGTTCGCCGCTGGCGCCGGGGCAAGCTGCTGTCCACGCACCACGCGATGGAAGACATCGCCGCCGACTGGTCCGACGCCGTTCACGTGAACCCGCTCGAGCGCTACTTCGAGCGCGAGCTGGGCGACGGCGGCGCGCCGCAAGCCATCGCCGAAGGCGCCGCCGAATAGCGACGGGCATCGCGCCGCTCCAACAAAGGCAGACTCCCCAAGCGCTGCTGGGGCAGGGTCTTGTCGGGGCAGCGCGGTAACGTCCCCCCCACAAAGAAACGGCCCCTGCGGCGGGGGCCGTTTTGGTCGGCGGCCGGTCACGACCCGCGGCCGTGACCGGCTGTCCGAGCTCAACCGAGCAAGAGACCGATGAGCGTCTGGTTCATGTGAGCCAGATAGCTCTCGCCGTAGCTGTGGAAGCCCGCGACGGGGAAGCCTGCGATGGCCTTCCGGAACGGTTCTTCCAGCTGCTTGGCTTGAATCTCCATGCAGCGGTGCGCGCAGTTGAACAGGATGCCGACGCTCGGCGTGGTGCCGAGCTTCTCGGAGGCCTGGTCCAGAGCACGCTGGGTGTCGCTGACCAAGTCCGTCGCCCGAAGGAGCGACAGCTCCGAGCCCTCGATGATCTGACAGCCGAACATCAAGCCACCATCAGGCGTGACCATGATGGGGCTGCGGACCCAGGGCTCGCCGTCGACGATGACGCCGAGGGGGTTCGACATGAAGACCATGTGCCCGAGATCCTCCGGCTTGACGCCCACCTTTTCCGCGTACGCGGCGACGGCGGGCTTGCCGTCGATCTCGTAGACCACGCGCCCCTCGGTGCGGTCGATCCGCATCTTGGTGTCGGTGGGCTCGAGGCTGCAGGTCTTCACGATGGTGTACGGGACCGAGAGCTCCAAGAGCAGGAACACGGAACCGTCGTTGGACTCCCGGCCGTCATGGAAGACTCGGGTTTCTTGCAGCTTGAAGTTGTCGCCGGCGGAGCCGCCGAGGAACGACAGGAAGGGCGCCACGTGGCCGAGGACCGCGTTGACTTCTTCTTCGTGCCCCTTGAGCCCCTCGTTCAAGACCAGCCCGACCCAGTGCTCCGGGTCGATGTCGCGCAACTTCACGCCGAGCTTCTGCGCCATCACGCCCGCAGCCTGGTGAACCGCTGCTTCCACACCAGTGGACGAGTAGTCCGCCAGCGTAGCGGCGCAGCGCTTGACCTTGGCCTTGGACAGGACGACCACCGCAACGCCGCCTTGGGTGTAGGCGGTGTCGGTGAACTCCCCTCCGGTGGTGCAACCGATGACCTCGGCGTTGGGTGCCTTGGCCTTGAGCGCGCGCTCGATGCGAACGCCATCGTGGTTGGCGGAGCAGAAGAAGACCAGCGCCGCGGGATCCGTCCCCGCGAGCTGTGATTCGATTTCGGCCAGAGCAGCAGCCGTGTCGGCCTCTGCGCTGTGTGCTCTCACTACCTCAGCCATTGCTCCCCCAATCTTTCAGGAAGCCCATCTTGTGCAGGGTGCTCACCGTGAGCTCGACCTTGTTGGCGTCATCGTCGTCGATGCCTCGAATGTCGCTCAAGTCCACACCCACAGTCAGAATCAGCCGAGTGTTGATGAAATGCAGTCGCGCGTCGTTGCCCGCCAGCTCTTGCAGCAACGCACTGCGTATGCTGGTGAGCCTGGACGCTTGCCCTCGGGTCATTGGTGACATCAAACCTCCCGTTCTACGGCCAGGGCCCGCCGCAGTTCCGCCAAGCAGGTGGCTATGGTGTCTCGATGGGTTCGGAACGAGAGCACGCAGATGCGCAGCGTGAAGCGTTCGTCGAGACGTGTAGCCGACAGGTGAACCCGGCCCCAGTGGTTCACCCGATCGAGAATCCTCCGATTCAGATCGTCCTGCTCCGAGCCACTCTGGCCGGGCAGGCGCGCACGGAATACCACGGTGGAGAGCACGGGCGGACCCAAGACGTCGTAGCCCTCCATTTGTTCGAGCTCGCGCGCAGCATGACGCGCCAAGTCGAGCTTCTCGTCGAGCGCGTCTCGGAAGGCCTGGGCCCCGAGGAGCTTCATCGGCAACCAAACCCTGAGCCCGCGGGCGCTGCGTGACATTTCCGCGGACAAGTCCCCGAAATTGCGGGCGCCGGCTGCGTCTCCCAGCTCCACCGCGGCGTGGATGTACTCGGAGTGGAGCTGGTGACTGCGTTCCAGCAGGCGCACGTCCTTGGCCAACAAGCAGCCGGTTCCGAAAGGAAGGAACAAGCTCTTGTGAGGATCGAGAACGACGGTGTCTGCCAGCTCGATGCCGGCGAGCACAGCGCGCCCGCGTTCTGTCAGCGCGAAAAATCCTCCGTAGGCGGCATCCACGTGGAGCCAGAGGTCCTGCTCTTTGCAGACAGCGGCCAGGGCCGAGAGGTCGTCGACGGCTCCGGAGTTGGTCGTGCCCGCCGTCGCGACGACGGCGAGCGGAACGCGACCGTCGCGGCGATCGCGTTCGACGGCTTCCGACAGCAGCGTTGGCGACAGACGGTAGCTGGCGTCCGACGGCAAGATCCGAAGCGCGTCTTCGGCGAAGCCCGCGATCACGACGGACTTCTGCACGGAGTGGTGCACCTGATCGGAGGTGTACAGCGTGGCCTTGCTGAAGTCGCCCTTGATGCGGCTGCGCCGCGCGGCCACCAGGGCCGTGAGGTTCGCCATCGATCCCCCGGAGAGCAGCACTCCGCCCGCACTCTCGGGATAGTCGACGATGTCGCAGAACCAACGGATGACGGTGTGCTCGAGCTCCGCCAACCCCGGGCTCGCCGCCCAGTACGCCACGTAGCGATTGGTGGCCGCAGCGATCAGCTCGCCCACGGCCGAATGAAATAACCCGCCGCCGGTGACGTAGGAGAGCGTCCCGGCGCTGGCCGTGTTGTAGCCCTTCGACAGCAGCTCGCCGAACACGAGGTCGAACACGTCGTCGGCGTTTCGGCCCTGCTCCGGAAGCGGCTCGCGAACCTTGAGCGCGACGGCTTGCCCGCCCTCGGTATCGGAAGCGCGCTGGGCCGGCAGTGCCTCGAGCTCGCGCACGATGCGTTCGCTGACGTTCGCCAGCAACGCACGCATGCCGTTCGCGTCGGGCTCGAGCGGCCCCCCGCCCGCCGTCACCGCTGCATCCGCTTTCGGAATTCCTCCAGCTCTTCAGGACTGGGCGTGAGACGATCGCGCGTGCCCGACGAGCGCGCGGAGGGGCGAATCGTCGGGGGACCGCGGTGCTCCGACTCCGGGGGCAAGGTATCGAAGCGGGGGGTGTCGGACTCGGACAGCGCCAGCTGCAACGTGGAGCGCGCTAGCTCTTCCAGAGTGCCCGCGCTGCACTTGCGGAGCACGCTGCGGATTTGGGTCTTCAGGGTGTTCTCACTGGTGCCCAGCTCGTCCGCCAGCACCTTGCGACTCACGCCGGCGACGGCGGCAATCAGCACCTCGACCTCACGCGGACTGAGCTTCTTCCGCCGCGCTACCTCGTCGATGGCCCAGGTGGTGCGTTCGTCCGGGACGCGCTCGAAGGCGACGGCTCGCCGCAAGAACCCTCGCAGGGACGAGCGATGAGTCGGCTTGCAGTGGTACTCCGCCCGGAGCCGGTGCGCCCGGTTGATCAAGGCGGGATCCGTGCGGGAGGTGAGCACCAGGATGGGGAGCAAGGGCCGCTCCTTGCGGACCCGGAGGATGAGGTCCATGCCGTTTCCCCCCGGCAGCTCCAGCTCGCAGATCAGGGCGACCAAGCGCTTGGGGGACTCCAGCACGGCCGTCGCTGCCTCGAAATCGGCAGCGACCTCGGTGACACGGAACGCCCGGCAAGATTCGGCCACCAGCTCGGCCGTCTTGACGTCGGGATCCACTATCAAGAACCGTCCAAGCACCTAGCGTCTCGAGTTTCCTGGTCCGAAGGGGTTCGCTCGCGGCGTTCCACCGGACGAGAACGAACGCCGCGTTTTCGTTTGATAAAGAGTTTAGCCCAAGCCCACTCAACTGATCGAGTTTGCACCTGGATTCCGGGCCAGGTGGGGTGCTTTCCTGCGACCAGGCCTGTCGCTGCAATTTTGCAGGTCATCCCCTGGGGTGATTGTCAATTTCTGGGCATTGTGATAGCCGCGGCGCCCGAGCGGGGGCGGGCTATGCTGACTCCGTGCGATTCACGCTGTTCGGCATTCCGGTTCACGTGCAGCCCATCTTCTGGCTGGTCGCCCTCATGCTCGGTCTGCCAGGCGGCACCGGGCGACGGGAGCTGGCGGAGCTCGCGATATGGATCGGGGTGCTGTTCGTCTCCATCCTGGTGCACGAGCTCGGGCACGCGACGGCCATGCGCGTCTACGGACGGGCCGCGCGCATCGAGCTGTGGGGGCTGGGCGGCTTGACGCATTGGGGTCCGGGGCCTCCCGTCACGCCGGGCAAGAACATCGTGGTGTCCTTGGCAGGACCCGGAGCGGGTCTGTTGCTCGGCGCCGTCGTGTTCGTCGTGGCCGGGAGCGCGGAGCCCGCGCCGGAATCCCTTGCGTCCGTCTTGGTCAGCCAAGCGCTGTGGATCAACGTCGGCTGGGGCATTGCGAACCTGGTACCGATGTTGCCGCTGGACGGTGGCCATGTGACGGAATCCCTGGGGGGCTGGATCGCCGGCGCTCGCGGGCGGCGTGTGGCCCACGGGCTCTCCCTGGCCTTGGCCGTGCTCATCGGGGCGTTCGCGCTGTACTCGCGCATGCTGTGGATCGGCTTCCTGGCCCTGTGGTGCGCGAGCATCTCGTGGCGCGCTTGGTCCAGCGGCGGCAACACCGCCCCCGCCGAGCCCGAGGTCGACGCGAACGTCCGTGCCGGCCTTCGCCAAGCGTGGCTGCACCTGGTCGCAGGGCAGGCGGAGTCCGCGGTGCGCGTGGCCACCGAGCTCTTGGAGCGCACCCGTCCGGATGACGCCGTGACCCGCACCGCCGTGCTCGAAGCGCTGGCCTGGGCCCACATCGAGGAAGGCGACGAAGAGGCCGCGCTTCGGGCTCGCGCCCGCATGCCACGCGCGCCGAGCCCGCTCTTGGCGGCGCGCCTGCTGGTGGCGGAGGGACGGGTCGCGGACGGCGTCGCCCGCCTGGAAGAAGCATTCCAGAACGAGAGCACGGACTTCCCGGCGCTCGTGCTGTCGAGCGTGTACGTCGAACAAGAGCGCCCGGACCTGGCGGTGAAGATGCTGCTCTCCAAGCGTGGCGCCAAGCTCTCCAGCGAAACGCACGTGACGATCGGCGCTCAGCTCTTTCATTCCGGAAGCTACGAGGCTGCCCTGGAAGCGACGAGCCTGGCCTTCGAGCGTTTCAAGACCGGCGTGCACGCCTACAACGCCGCCTGCTCCCTCGCGCGGCTCGGCCGCGTGGACGAAGGCATCGCGTGGCTCGAGAAAGCCGTGCTGGCCGGCTTCGACGACGGGCAGCAGCTCGACGACGACGAAGACATCGCAGCACTGCGTGAAGATCCACGCTTCGGCGCGCTGCGCTCCGCCGTGGGGCGCGGCGCGCGCTGAGCCGCGGAGCCGTCGCTCCGCGGCCTGCGCTGGCTCAGGACGCCGCGACGGCGAGGACGCCCAGCACCGCGACCAACAGCACCACCAAGATGCCGAGCAGCATCGCCAGGATGAAGCCGCCGATCTGCACCATCGTGGCCATGGACAACTTGTTCACCGCGTCCATCAAATGCCCGATGTCGTTGCCCTGCGTCTCGCGGATCTTCTTGAAGGACCCACCGGCGAGCAGCAGCATGATGCCGATGATGATCAGCGCCAAGGAGATGGGCGCGTTGTAGAGCCACTGGCTGAGCCCGAAGATCCAGCTGGTGGCGCCCTGGCCCAGCCCCCACAGGATCTGCAGCACACCGGAGACCATCAGCAGCGTGCCGAGCTTGCCGATCTTCTGGTCCTGATCCGACGTGAACTCGTAGCCGCCACCGCCGCCCGGCGCCGCCGCCGGAGGCGCACCGTAGCCCGCGGGCCCGCCGGCCTGCTGTCCCCACCCTGGTTGACCATATCCCTGCATCGTCGCCTCCTCCGCGTTTCGGAAGGCGCAGCGTACAGCACCCTCCACGAGTGCAAATGGCAAAACGCAGGCATACTTGCCAGCCCATGGGACAGTGGTGCGCCATCGTCGGCCGCAGCAAGCTGGAGAAGGACCGCGTCGCTCTGGGCATCGCGGAAGCGCTGTCGGCGCGTGGCATCCGCGTGGGGGGCTTCGTTCAGCTCCGCGCCTACGACGCCGACGGCGAGCTCGAAGGATGGGACCTGTGCCGCGTGCGCGACGGCGTGCGCAAACCGCTGGCGCGACGTTCGAGCGACCCCGACCTGTGCTCGTATCGCTTCGACGACCAGGGCTTCGCCGTCGCCGGCGCGTGGTCCCGCGGCGAACCAACAGAAGTCGTGTTCATCGGCGGCGTGGGTAAGCTGGAAGCAGCGGAACGCGGCCACTGGCCGGTGCTCGCGGAGCTGGTGAACGAAGAGCGCGGGCCCGTGGTGGTGGCGTGCATTCGCGATACGTCGCTCGCCACCGTCGCCCTGAAACTCCCGGATCCCGCGCTGGCCCTGGAGCTACCCGCCGAAGCAGACGCCGTGCGGGAGTTCACCGACGCGGTGGCCGCGCTCACCACGGCGTAGCACCGTCACGTCGCGGGTTTCATGGCTTCGACCTCGTCGAACATTCCTTCGTACAAGGCTCCGCTCAAGTAGCGCTCACCGGAATCTGGAAGCACGACCACGATTTTCTTTTGTTGCCAGCGCGGCGCGGAAGCGACGCGGACGGCCGCCGCCATCGCGGCGCCGCAAGAAATCCCGGCCAGGATCCCCTCTTCGCGGGCCAGGCGGCGCGCCATCTCGATGGCCTCGTCGTTGGTCACCTGGGCGACCTCGTCCACGATGGAAAGGTCGAGGTTCTTCGGCACGAAGCCCGCGCCGATACCCTGGATCTTGTGCCCGCCGGGCACGATGGCCTCGCCGGCGAGGGTCTGCGTGATCACCGGCGAGTGCGTCGGCTCCACGGCCACCGAGTGGATGGCCTTGCCGCGGGTCTTCTCGAAGTAGCGGCTCACGCCGGTGATGGTGCCACCGGTGCCGACGCCCGCGACCAGTACGTCGACGTCGCCCCCGGTGGCGTCCCAGATCTCGGGGCCCGTGGTGCGCTCGTGGATGCCGGGGTTCTCGGGGTTCTCGAACTGGCGCATGAGCACGAAGCGATCGGGCTCCGCAGCGGCCATTTCTTCGGCCTTGGCGATGGCGCCCTTCATGCCCCCGGGGCCGGGCGTGAGCACCAGCTTGGCACCGAAGGCGACCAGCACCTTGCGCCGTTCGAGGCTCATCGTCTCCGGCATGGTGAGCACGCACTCGATACCGCGCGAGGCGGCGGCGAAGGCGAGGGCGATGCCCGTGTTGCCGCTGGTGGCCTCGATGATGGCCTTGCCGGGACCGAGCAAGCCGCGCTTCTCGGCGTCCCACACCATGGCCGCGCCGATGCGGCACTTCACCGAGAAGGCGGGGTTCCGCCCTTCGATCTTGGCGAGCACGGTGGCGCCGGCGCCTTTGGTGATGCGCCGAATGCGCACCAGCGGTGTGTTGCCGATGGACTGGGAGTTGTCTTCGAAGACGCGGACGGGCTCGCTCATGGACGAGACCGTAACCGAGGATGCCTCGCGGGTCAGCCCGGTCGTGGGGGTCGGGTGCGGCGGGCCTCGGCGGCGTGCCAGCCGGGATTGCTGGCGAAGGCAGCGGCGCAGGTCAGCGAACAGAACCAGAATTCTTCACCGCGATAGCGAAGTCGGCCCGCGGCGGCGCGGCGATCCACAGGGGTGCGGCACACTGGATCGATGGGGGTCTCGGTAGCGCCCACGACCAGCGCCAGGGAAAAGAGCGGGATCGCATCGCGTACGTTCTTCAGCAGCACGGCTCCGAGCTCCGCCACGGGTATGCCGAGCTCGCGCGCCGCCAGAGCGATGGGCTCGGTGCCCAGCACCTCGCCGGCGTGGGCCTCGCCCGCGACCCGCGACGCCAGGTTCACGCACGCTCCGAACACGTCGCCGTCACGCTCCACGGCGTCGCCATGGTGGAGGCCGGCGCGCAGCGAGGGGAACCCGGGCTCACCGGCGGCGTAGGTCAGGAGGCGCTCCACCAACGACACGCCGGACACGGCGTTCGGCGTGGTCACCAGCACCGCGTCGCCGATGGTCTTCACCAGACGGTCCCCGGGCTCGAGCGCCTCTCGCGTGATGTCCGCGAAGCGGGTTGCCACGTCCGCGGCGTCTTCGTCGCCCTGGGCCTCGGTGAGCGCGGTGTACCCCGCCAGATCCACGAAGCAGAACGTCGCCTCGACGCGTGAAGAAGTCGAAGAAGGCACGACGCCCGTGAGTCTACACGTTACGCCACGTGAAGGTAGTCCTCCGCGCCGGCAGGCCTTGCGTGCCGTCTGGGCGCTGCGGCAAGCCTTACGGCCTACGCTCCGTGCCTTCGCTGCTCTTCACGCTCTCGTGCCCACTCCGTCGCCACCACGAAAGTGACGACCACGGTCGCGTAGAAGAGCCCGATGACCACGAAGTACCAGCCGCTGATGAGCGCGACGATCGCTGCAGCGATCACCGCGAGGCTGAACCACTGAATGCTCTTCCAATGCTCGGTCATGACGACCGAGATCCAGGGCAACCCCCGTGCCGGGGGGGCACGAAAAAATCACGCGCTGCCGTAGGGGAACTGCCGTGGGCGCCGTCGGACTCAGTGAAAAGGAGACACAGATGAACAAGAAGACCAAGACTTTCGTGGGTTTGGCTGCAGCTTTCGGCATCCTCTTGGCGGGCACGACCGCGGCGTTCGCGGCCCCGGGAGCCGGCAAGGCCGAGCGCACGGAAGCCCGGCAGGGCAAGAAGGCCCACGGCCAGCGCGGCAAGAACAAGGGCGCGCGCTTCGCCAAGGCGGACAAGAACAACGACGGATTCCTCACCGAGGCCGAGGTCGGCGCCAAGCGCTGGAAGCGCATCAGCGTTGCGGACGCGAACAAGGATCGCAAGGTCAGCAAGGCGGAGCTTCAGCAAGCCCACAAGGACGGCAAGATCGGTCACCGAGGCAAGAAGGGCCCGCGTGGGGGCAAGGGCAAGCAGAAGAAGTCCTGAGTCACTCCCCTCTACCTCGCACCGCCGGACGCCTGCGCCGCGTCCGGCGGTGCACCTCCTTGGTGATCCACGATGTTCAAGAAGATACTGAAGACCCTCGGTACCCCGTTGCCCATGGCCCTGTTCTTCGTGACCGCCATCACGGGGATCATGATGTTCTTCCACCTGGGCGACCGCCTGGTGAAGGGCATCCACGAATGGCTCAGCATCGTGTTCGTGCTGGGCGCCGTGCTGCACGTCGCGCGGAACTGGAAGCCGTTCCGCGGATACTTGAAGACGCGCGGCTTCTGGCTCGCTGCCGCGGCCACGACCCTTGCCGGAGCCGCGCTGTTGGTGCCCGCGTTGGGGCGCAGCGAAAGTGGTGATCGGCGTCCGAGCCGCGGGTCCATGGCCTTGGCGAAGAGCGCCGAGAGCGCGGCCCTCGCGGATCTCGCTCCGGTGCTGTCCACGACCTCCGAAGCGCTCGTCGCGCGTCTCAGGGACAAAGGGCTCTCGATCCCTGACGGCCGCCCCACCGTCGCAGACGTGGCCCGCGCTTCGGGACGCACGCCTTCGGAAGTGCTCGACCTCGCCGTAGCGCCCCCGCCGAGGTCGTGACCGCGACGCCGCGCGCGGGGCGTGAACGAACGCCCCGCGCGCGGCAACTGTTGGGCTCGATCCATGAGCCCGACGCTGGTTGCACGCGCCGTATTGGGCGCGTTTTTCATTTCGGTGAGCGCTTTCGCGACGGAGCCGCGCCGAGTGCGGCTCGACTACGAGCGGGGCGCGACCCAGTGCGGGGACGCGCGGGAGCTCAGTGACGCCGTCGCCGCGGATCTGGGCTACGCGCCGTTCGCCCCGGATGCTCCCG includes these proteins:
- a CDS encoding NAD(P)-binding domain-containing protein encodes the protein MNERNVETLIVGAGPAGLQLAYFLSKRERDYLVLERESPGAFFKSFPRHRMLISINKVYTGYDDPEKNMRWDWNSLLSDDPSARLSRYSDDYFPAADDLVRYLDDFVRDNQLRIETGTSVNRIAKVGDDFQVTDDQGRQFRTRRLVMATGVHKPYLPAIEGIELGEPYTSMSTDRKRYRGKRILIVGKGNSAFETANHLVGSAAVIHLASPHPLKLAWKTRFVGDLRAINNHFLDTYRLKSQNVVIDANVVRMTRSGDKVRVLFDYVHAPGETEEFEYDHVLLCTGFRFDGSAFDDSARPELCVNDRFPKLTNSWESANVPNLYFAGALMQSRDFKRCMSAFIHGFRYNVRTLFHLMEERHYGVPLPSIAIHRNAKALTEATIRRVNTSSGLWQMPGFLADAIVGTGSEVRRLEELPMDWIHETDPAHGASYFTVTLEFGPNAADPFDFERPHRDAADLAPESEALHPVVRRWRRGKLLSTHHAMEDIAADWSDAVHVNPLERYFERELGDGGAPQAIAEGAAE
- a CDS encoding FIST C-terminal domain-containing protein, which translates into the protein MRAHSAEADTAAALAEIESQLAGTDPAALVFFCSANHDGVRIERALKAKAPNAEVIGCTTGGEFTDTAYTQGGVAVVVLSKAKVKRCAATLADYSSTGVEAAVHQAAGVMAQKLGVKLRDIDPEHWVGLVLNEGLKGHEEEVNAVLGHVAPFLSFLGGSAGDNFKLQETRVFHDGRESNDGSVFLLLELSVPYTIVKTCSLEPTDTKMRIDRTEGRVVYEIDGKPAVAAYAEKVGVKPEDLGHMVFMSNPLGVIVDGEPWVRSPIMVTPDGGLMFGCQIIEGSELSLLRATDLVSDTQRALDQASEKLGTTPSVGILFNCAHRCMEIQAKQLEEPFRKAIAGFPVAGFHSYGESYLAHMNQTLIGLLLG
- a CDS encoding decarboxylase, with amino-acid sequence MRALLANVSERIVRELEALPAQRASDTEGGQAVALKVREPLPEQGRNADDVFDLVFGELLSKGYNTASAGTLSYVTGGGLFHSAVGELIAAATNRYVAYWAASPGLAELEHTVIRWFCDIVDYPESAGGVLLSGGSMANLTALVAARRSRIKGDFSKATLYTSDQVHHSVQKSVVIAGFAEDALRILPSDASYRLSPTLLSEAVERDRRDGRVPLAVVATAGTTNSGAVDDLSALAAVCKEQDLWLHVDAAYGGFFALTERGRAVLAGIELADTVVLDPHKSLFLPFGTGCLLAKDVRLLERSHQLHSEYIHAAVELGDAAGARNFGDLSAEMSRSARGLRVWLPMKLLGAQAFRDALDEKLDLARHAARELEQMEGYDVLGPPVLSTVVFRARLPGQSGSEQDDLNRRILDRVNHWGRVHLSATRLDERFTLRICVLSFRTHRDTIATCLAELRRALAVEREV
- a CDS encoding response regulator transcription factor, with translation MLGRFLIVDPDVKTAELVAESCRAFRVTEVAADFEAATAVLESPKRLVALICELELPGGNGMDLILRVRKERPLLPILVLTSRTDPALINRAHRLRAEYHCKPTHRSSLRGFLRRAVAFERVPDERTTWAIDEVARRKKLSPREVEVLIAAVAGVSRKVLADELGTSENTLKTQIRSVLRKCSAGTLEELARSTLQLALSESDTPRFDTLPPESEHRGPPTIRPSARSSGTRDRLTPSPEELEEFRKRMQR
- a CDS encoding DUF2478 domain-containing protein, which encodes MGQWCAIVGRSKLEKDRVALGIAEALSARGIRVGGFVQLRAYDADGELEGWDLCRVRDGVRKPLARRSSDPDLCSYRFDDQGFAVAGAWSRGEPTEVVFIGGVGKLEAAERGHWPVLAELVNEERGPVVVACIRDTSLATVALKLPDPALALELPAEADAVREFTDAVAALTTA
- the cysK gene encoding cysteine synthase A; the protein is MSEPVRVFEDNSQSIGNTPLVRIRRITKGAGATVLAKIEGRNPAFSVKCRIGAAMVWDAEKRGLLGPGKAIIEATSGNTGIALAFAAASRGIECVLTMPETMSLERRKVLVAFGAKLVLTPGPGGMKGAIAKAEEMAAAEPDRFVLMRQFENPENPGIHERTTGPEIWDATGGDVDVLVAGVGTGGTITGVSRYFEKTRGKAIHSVAVEPTHSPVITQTLAGEAIVPGGHKIQGIGAGFVPKNLDLSIVDEVAQVTNDEAIEMARRLAREEGILAGISCGAAMAAAVRVASAPRWQQKKIVVVLPDSGERYLSGALYEGMFDEVEAMKPAT
- a CDS encoding YHS domain-containing protein, with the protein product MPSSTSSRVEATFCFVDLAGYTALTEAQGDEDAADVATRFADITREALEPGDRLVKTIGDAVLVTTPNAVSGVSLVERLLTYAAGEPGFPSLRAGLHHGDAVERDGDVFGACVNLASRVAGEAHAGEVLGTEPIALAARELGIPVAELGAVLLKNVRDAIPLFSLALVVGATETPIDPVCRTPVDRRAAAGRLRYRGEEFWFCSLTCAAAFASNPGWHAAEARRTRPPRPG
- a CDS encoding DUF4405 domain-containing protein, coding for MFKKILKTLGTPLPMALFFVTAITGIMMFFHLGDRLVKGIHEWLSIVFVLGAVLHVARNWKPFRGYLKTRGFWLAAAATTLAGAALLVPALGRSESGDRRPSRGSMALAKSAESAALADLAPVLSTTSEALVARLRDKGLSIPDGRPTVADVARASGRTPSEVLDLAVAPPPRS